In Bifidobacterium sp. ESL0775, the following are encoded in one genomic region:
- a CDS encoding ABC transporter ATP-binding protein, which translates to MNVNGYGKSGAQPELAVATQNLVKTYGDFKAVDGLNLKVPTGGVYGLLGPNGAGKSTTMKLLLGLTSPTSGQMWMLGQQVDGKRGASHRIQPGRVGSMIEGPSFYPGLSGLDNCRMVADYLGLPSFAATQVMAQVGLKGHEDKKAKDYSLGMKQRLGIAMALISRPELLLLDEPTNGLDAEAVVEVREMIMNLAVCEGVTFIISSHILSEIEKMAPVVGIIASGRLLYQGSLDDLREQGHINIRVSDPKSVAEVLSGNGIAYRFMPKTGELQIPECSDGRIAALVSQMVDKNIAVYRVASERKSLEEAFLELVESPQNQELQDKQNNHATQASMTMERKPETTQMAANIGNMPTMVNQNVSGFRPYSNVGSMPISGGVR; encoded by the coding sequence ATGAATGTCAACGGTTATGGAAAATCTGGGGCGCAGCCGGAACTGGCTGTGGCTACCCAGAACCTCGTGAAGACATACGGGGATTTCAAAGCGGTGGATGGGTTGAATCTCAAAGTGCCGACGGGCGGTGTCTACGGCCTGCTCGGACCGAATGGCGCCGGCAAATCCACCACGATGAAGCTCTTGCTGGGACTTACCTCGCCGACCTCTGGCCAGATGTGGATGCTGGGGCAGCAGGTTGACGGCAAACGTGGCGCAAGCCACCGTATTCAGCCCGGTCGTGTCGGTTCGATGATCGAAGGGCCGAGCTTCTATCCCGGCCTGTCCGGTTTGGACAATTGCCGGATGGTCGCTGACTATCTTGGTCTGCCGTCCTTTGCAGCGACGCAGGTGATGGCTCAGGTAGGTCTGAAAGGTCACGAAGACAAGAAGGCCAAGGACTATTCGTTGGGTATGAAGCAACGTTTGGGTATCGCTATGGCGCTAATTTCAAGGCCTGAGCTGTTGCTGCTAGATGAGCCCACGAATGGTCTTGATGCCGAGGCGGTGGTCGAGGTTCGCGAGATGATCATGAATCTGGCGGTCTGTGAAGGGGTTACCTTCATCATCAGCAGCCATATCCTCTCCGAAATCGAAAAGATGGCGCCGGTGGTCGGCATCATCGCTTCCGGCCGTCTGCTGTATCAGGGTTCTTTGGACGATCTGCGCGAACAGGGGCATATCAATATCCGCGTTTCCGACCCGAAAAGTGTCGCTGAGGTGCTCAGCGGGAACGGCATCGCCTATCGGTTCATGCCAAAGACCGGCGAGTTGCAGATTCCAGAATGTTCGGATGGTCGGATTGCCGCTTTGGTCTCGCAAATGGTCGATAAGAACATCGCGGTCTATCGCGTCGCTTCCGAGCGCAAGAGTCTCGAAGAAGCGTTCCTTGAGTTGGTGGAAAGCCCGCAAAATCAGGAATTGCAAGATAAACAGAACAATCATGCCACTCAAGCATCGATGACGATGGAGCGCAAACCAGAAACGACCCAGATGGCAGCGAATATCGGCAACATGCCAACTATGGTGAATCAGAATGTTTCTGGATTCCGGCCATATTCCAACGTTGGTTCGATGCCGATTTCGGGAGGTGTGCGATGA
- a CDS encoding site-specific integrase, whose translation MKSHLTDAEKTKFEREQVAVQKLRPATGGIILRMAANGSFRYIARYHCPACGGRKHSHSYHTRHQAVAALNAVAASIDLAEASGRKYECAEKEQPSHPTAQAAQTLDDYAATFIDHPERCGARSHAPSHQKNMWQTYNQLIKPYLGRTPLPQLSTTQIAAWHNSLTVSEHRKAVAYNLLHSIMQAACHDPTEPRVTINPVDIPRAGVRRRATERYAATQEEIELFASKVVVHARPKLGARPGDARPVDVRGTQSMRMLFLTTAYCALRREEAICLTRSDVQQDETGIWYINIDKAATRGLDPQTGSTKLIVGKPKSKASKRHVPISPLLKDRLIEYMNQNVGLDQLSLLFPSTIGRMWDDHTIYRVLRKAADEAGLPPQSNPPKRFDMYALRHTGITWYARYSKATLPAIMRFSGQSEIKSAQQYFHADDDQVSKDIALAAQRMSHEGQATAV comes from the coding sequence ATGAAGTCTCATCTCACCGATGCTGAAAAAACGAAATTTGAGCGTGAGCAGGTGGCGGTCCAGAAGCTTCGACCGGCTACTGGTGGCATCATCCTACGAATGGCTGCCAATGGCTCTTTCCGTTACATAGCTCGATATCATTGCCCCGCATGTGGCGGCCGGAAGCACTCTCATTCCTATCACACACGCCATCAGGCGGTTGCCGCACTCAATGCTGTCGCCGCATCCATAGATTTGGCCGAAGCCAGCGGTCGCAAATATGAATGTGCCGAAAAAGAGCAGCCTTCACATCCAACGGCGCAGGCAGCCCAAACACTTGATGATTACGCAGCAACCTTCATCGATCACCCGGAACGGTGCGGAGCAAGAAGCCACGCTCCAAGTCACCAGAAAAACATGTGGCAGACATACAACCAACTGATTAAGCCCTATCTCGGCCGCACGCCACTTCCCCAGCTTTCAACTACTCAAATCGCTGCATGGCATAATTCCTTGACCGTCAGTGAACACCGCAAAGCAGTGGCATACAACCTTCTGCACTCCATCATGCAAGCTGCATGCCACGATCCTACAGAACCGAGAGTGACTATCAATCCAGTAGATATTCCACGCGCTGGAGTTCGTCGGCGCGCCACCGAGCGCTATGCGGCAACCCAAGAAGAAATTGAGCTGTTCGCCTCGAAAGTCGTTGTACATGCACGACCAAAATTAGGTGCCAGGCCAGGCGACGCACGCCCGGTGGACGTTCGTGGCACTCAAAGTATGCGCATGCTCTTTTTGACTACCGCATATTGCGCTTTGCGCCGTGAAGAGGCAATTTGTCTGACCCGTAGCGATGTCCAACAAGATGAAACTGGAATCTGGTACATCAATATCGACAAAGCGGCAACGCGCGGGCTCGACCCCCAAACGGGATCGACTAAGCTCATCGTCGGCAAACCTAAATCCAAGGCTTCAAAACGACATGTACCAATCAGTCCTCTGCTTAAGGACCGTCTCATCGAATACATGAACCAAAACGTCGGCCTGGACCAGCTTTCACTCTTGTTCCCTTCAACTATCGGACGTATGTGGGATGACCATACTATCTACCGTGTCCTCCGAAAAGCTGCCGATGAAGCGGGGCTGCCACCACAGAGCAACCCGCCAAAACGATTCGACATGTATGCCTTACGCCACACCGGCATTACATGGTACGCCAGATACAGCAAGGCCACGCTACCCGCAATCATGCGCTTCTCAGGGCAATCGGAAATCAAATCCGCACAGCAATACTTCCATGCCGATGACGATCAAGTTTCAAAAGACATCGCCCTCGCCGCACAACGAATGAGCCACGAAGGACAAGCCACAGCTGTCTAG
- a CDS encoding recombinase family protein, which translates to MLIGYARVSTLDQNEDLQVDALVKAGCERGHIYVDHASGAKEHRPQLDLMLQTLREGDTVVVWKLDRMGRSLQNLVNLMNRFQEAGVGFKSLTENIDATTSGGMLVYNIFAAMAQFERDLIRERTNAGLQAARRRGRKGGRKPKLTPAQAKRARELYESGTVTVNEIASQYNVGRTTIYRTLQQTKKQ; encoded by the coding sequence ATGCTGATCGGATACGCCAGGGTCTCCACGTTGGACCAGAACGAGGATCTCCAGGTGGACGCGCTTGTTAAGGCCGGGTGCGAACGCGGTCACATCTACGTCGATCACGCCAGCGGGGCGAAGGAGCACCGACCCCAGCTCGACCTCATGCTCCAGACCCTGCGCGAGGGCGACACCGTGGTCGTCTGGAAGCTCGACCGCATGGGCCGCAGCCTCCAGAACCTCGTCAACCTCATGAACCGGTTCCAAGAGGCAGGGGTGGGATTCAAAAGCCTCACGGAGAACATCGACGCGACCACCTCGGGCGGGATGCTCGTCTACAACATTTTTGCCGCCATGGCCCAGTTCGAGCGCGACCTGATCCGAGAGCGCACCAACGCCGGCCTCCAGGCCGCACGCCGGCGAGGACGCAAGGGCGGGCGCAAGCCCAAGCTCACCCCAGCCCAGGCCAAACGCGCCCGCGAGCTCTACGAATCCGGCACCGTCACCGTCAACGAGATCGCCAGCCAATACAACGTCGGACGCACCACTATCTACCGAACCTTGCAACAAACCAAGAAGCAATAA
- a CDS encoding response regulator transcription factor, whose protein sequence is MIRVMIVDDQRPARMGFALMVAKDRELQVMGQAENGQVALETLVSLSADNEPLPDVILMDVRMPVMDGIDATAAIKQRYPNIKILMLTTYDQDDYAFGALGAGASGFLLKDVHTAGLCRAIHSVYEGDAILTPRITGEVIKRGISKANAKAEQADLRAQFATLGRRELEVASLVSEGLSNAEIAERLSIQPDSVKKTVSRILAKLGARERVNIAVLWYKAGMDKL, encoded by the coding sequence ATGATTCGCGTCATGATTGTCGATGACCAGCGGCCGGCGAGAATGGGATTCGCGCTGATGGTCGCCAAAGACCGCGAACTTCAGGTGATGGGTCAGGCGGAAAATGGGCAGGTGGCACTCGAAACGCTCGTTTCGTTGAGTGCGGACAATGAACCATTACCTGATGTCATACTGATGGATGTGCGGATGCCGGTCATGGATGGTATCGACGCGACCGCAGCCATCAAACAGCGTTATCCGAATATCAAGATTCTGATGCTGACCACCTATGACCAGGACGATTACGCCTTCGGGGCGTTGGGTGCGGGCGCTTCCGGTTTCCTCTTGAAGGATGTGCATACGGCAGGCCTTTGCCGTGCGATTCATTCGGTATACGAGGGCGACGCGATTCTGACGCCGCGCATCACTGGCGAAGTGATCAAACGCGGGATTTCGAAGGCCAATGCCAAAGCCGAACAAGCCGATCTGCGCGCCCAATTCGCGACCCTCGGCAGGCGCGAGCTTGAAGTCGCTTCGTTGGTAAGCGAAGGTCTGTCAAACGCTGAAATCGCGGAACGTTTGAGCATCCAGCCGGATTCCGTCAAAAAGACGGTAAGCCGCATTCTCGCCAAGCTCGGCGCTCGGGAGCGTGTCAACATAGCCGTCCTCTGGTACAAGGCCGGCATGGATAAGTTGTAA
- a CDS encoding ABC transporter permease: MAANKRISKPSVAAALRWEIRKAGNLWYWIATALFDLIGMFNGWSQYVDYRKDFQAQGVTWAAVWGQAILLPSMVFMPILVAAFASQIESNEHVGRNWQRLNASGTALAAVAGKMLHGLLASLLTVAVFEVEFFVVGKVILGFNLRDVGPFLFRGVPMTLAVWTIMTLTQAISVEFESFAGMMSVVLVLTLVGCVLSLVVPSLTLAYPFSLITGASAARDLDNIASLGSVMTATLMAAFWVIVGGLIFHRLTRKAV; this comes from the coding sequence ATGGCGGCGAACAAGCGGATTTCCAAACCCTCCGTAGCCGCGGCGCTTCGCTGGGAGATACGTAAGGCGGGCAATCTGTGGTACTGGATCGCAACGGCGCTTTTCGACCTCATCGGCATGTTCAATGGGTGGAGCCAGTATGTCGACTATCGCAAGGATTTTCAAGCCCAAGGCGTGACGTGGGCGGCGGTCTGGGGGCAGGCCATCCTGCTGCCCAGCATGGTGTTCATGCCGATTCTGGTCGCGGCGTTCGCCTCGCAAATCGAATCCAACGAGCACGTCGGCCGCAACTGGCAGCGTCTCAACGCCAGCGGCACGGCATTGGCGGCGGTCGCGGGCAAGATGCTGCATGGCTTGTTGGCTTCGTTGTTGACTGTGGCAGTTTTCGAGGTTGAATTCTTCGTGGTCGGAAAGGTGATACTTGGTTTCAACTTGCGTGACGTAGGGCCATTCCTGTTTCGTGGCGTTCCCATGACCTTGGCCGTCTGGACGATCATGACCTTGACCCAGGCGATTTCGGTGGAATTCGAATCCTTTGCCGGCATGATGAGCGTCGTTTTGGTATTGACGTTGGTCGGATGTGTACTTTCGCTTGTCGTCCCTTCGTTGACGCTGGCCTATCCCTTCTCGCTGATTACCGGCGCTTCGGCCGCTCGCGACCTGGACAATATTGCTTCGCTCGGTTCCGTAATGACGGCAACATTGATGGCGGCGTTCTGGGTTATCGTTGGCGGGCTGATTTTCCACAGGCTCACGCGCAAGGCCGTATAA
- a CDS encoding histidine kinase — MSTAKLTDQMRQAWGRMNGAHVLAALCALYETVFVTRLLLVPSIANPTLRLAMTANAWAMPLFVLIVVVAVIGIWFCRRWPLGTVLLETALLLLVSALYGSAISYLSLPWAIALYFAAAGIGSLPLRLCGLVAAGLLGSGSVVLATVWHQDGGLTNFLYPFVLLYIVFVVSGVMVRSYRKRLQSMQALHDEQKRGKQLIQERDKAMKQSRIAAELHDSVGHDLTAIIALSEGLDGISDKPEMNDAIGMINDLARQGLADTRTAVKALQPVDVDKSTNQENNHGSEQNAGGVAKNGNQDSNIPVSSAQVKFHDWDDIESILDHSRQIGITTALTETGRRPQDSQQADLSFIITRESITNAIRHGQSADRIVVSWDHDGQGGIAITVRDNGKSVDGLNQKNVAEKDSVASSGQKDKTNSVVSGQVAGTYQTEFEQNNKTELKSTEYGDGTGLARLRESVRRVGGTFAAGPDGDGWTVKAYIPSLIGFAAKQSQGGERA; from the coding sequence ATGAGCACGGCGAAACTAACGGATCAAATGCGACAGGCTTGGGGTCGTATGAACGGCGCCCATGTTCTTGCTGCGCTCTGCGCCCTGTATGAGACCGTGTTCGTGACCCGTCTATTGCTGGTTCCCAGCATTGCGAATCCGACATTGCGGTTGGCGATGACAGCGAATGCATGGGCAATGCCGTTATTTGTTCTCATCGTTGTCGTTGCGGTGATCGGGATATGGTTCTGCCGTCGTTGGCCGCTAGGGACGGTGTTGCTGGAAACCGCATTGTTACTACTGGTTTCGGCGCTTTACGGTTCTGCTATTAGCTATCTGTCGTTGCCGTGGGCGATTGCTTTGTATTTTGCCGCGGCGGGAATCGGGAGCCTGCCGTTGCGGCTATGCGGGCTGGTTGCTGCGGGATTGCTGGGATCGGGCAGTGTGGTTTTGGCGACCGTATGGCACCAGGATGGCGGATTGACCAACTTTTTATACCCTTTCGTTCTGCTCTATATAGTGTTTGTTGTTTCTGGGGTGATGGTGCGGAGCTATAGAAAGCGTCTGCAATCTATGCAGGCTTTGCATGATGAGCAGAAACGCGGAAAACAACTTATTCAGGAACGCGACAAGGCCATGAAGCAGTCCCGTATAGCAGCTGAACTTCACGACAGCGTCGGCCATGATCTGACCGCCATCATCGCCCTTTCCGAAGGATTGGATGGCATCAGCGACAAGCCTGAGATGAACGATGCCATCGGCATGATCAACGATTTGGCGCGGCAAGGGCTTGCGGACACGAGAACCGCGGTGAAGGCATTGCAACCAGTTGACGTCGATAAGAGTACGAATCAGGAAAATAATCATGGTTCCGAACAAAACGCTGGTGGCGTTGCCAAAAATGGCAATCAGGACAGCAACATCCCTGTGTCGTCTGCTCAGGTAAAGTTTCACGATTGGGACGACATCGAATCTATTCTTGATCATTCCCGCCAAATTGGTATCACCACGGCTTTGACGGAAACGGGACGTCGGCCGCAAGATTCGCAGCAGGCGGATTTGAGTTTCATCATCACTCGCGAATCCATTACCAACGCCATCCGGCATGGGCAAAGTGCCGATAGGATCGTCGTTTCCTGGGATCATGACGGGCAAGGTGGCATTGCCATTACCGTTCGTGACAATGGAAAATCAGTTGATGGACTGAACCAAAAGAATGTTGCTGAGAAAGATTCGGTTGCATCAAGTGGTCAAAAAGACAAGACAAATTCCGTCGTTTCCGGACAAGTTGCTGGAACCTATCAAACAGAATTTGAACAAAATAACAAAACAGAGCTGAAGTCAACCGAATACGGCGATGGCACTGGATTGGCGAGACTCAGGGAAAGTGTCAGGCGGGTAGGAGGTACGTTTGCCGCTGGGCCGGATGGCGATGGCTGGACGGTGAAGGCGTATATTCCTTCGTTGATAGGATTCGCTGCCAAGCAATCGCAAGGTGGTGAGCGGGCATGA
- a CDS encoding DUF4062 domain-containing protein — MRPTRKKYQVFVSSTFTDLEDLRKAALDALWTRDYIPAGMEHFAATDQPQLDRISTALDETDILVLIIGGRYGSINENPKSPYFKKGYVECEYLMALEKKIPVLAFICENPGQLPRDECDRDDTKLEEFKAQIRSDDRECGSWKAGDDPAVLTTDIVTAVNEERERLENQLCGWSRGDAPSTVADSLATVNSLRKKSDELEAEKKSLINQLALFKKEDKEEKETTEPVTLEQAKELSDRKLTIQGAGYRKPTTDFERFDLETTLGSVFRLMGRFLIENKTWDSLFERFNADLSWQVNWNTTTISPPSEDSIASKLRRTGLIETYESPETTNWDDNDNVLWFHLSDFGEQALTILERADPEDKQIQFAFKQREKESKPIVDPWMQSSQAVEPTTRQEPEF, encoded by the coding sequence ATGAGACCAACAAGGAAGAAATATCAGGTCTTCGTCAGTTCCACGTTCACTGATCTGGAGGATCTCAGGAAGGCGGCCCTGGACGCGTTATGGACCCGTGACTACATTCCCGCAGGTATGGAGCACTTCGCGGCCACTGACCAACCCCAGCTCGACCGTATCTCAACGGCTTTAGATGAGACCGATATACTCGTACTTATCATTGGTGGCCGTTATGGGTCAATCAACGAAAACCCGAAATCGCCCTATTTCAAAAAGGGCTATGTCGAGTGCGAGTATCTGATGGCTCTCGAGAAAAAGATTCCCGTATTAGCGTTTATCTGTGAAAATCCAGGTCAACTTCCTCGCGATGAATGCGATAGGGACGACACCAAACTTGAAGAGTTCAAGGCGCAAATAAGAAGTGACGATCGGGAATGCGGCAGTTGGAAAGCCGGCGATGATCCGGCGGTACTGACCACCGACATCGTCACAGCCGTGAACGAAGAGAGGGAGCGCCTCGAAAACCAGTTGTGTGGCTGGTCGAGGGGTGACGCCCCCTCGACCGTGGCCGACAGCCTCGCCACTGTCAACAGTCTCAGGAAGAAAAGCGACGAACTGGAAGCGGAGAAAAAGTCACTCATTAATCAACTGGCACTCTTCAAAAAAGAAGACAAGGAAGAAAAAGAAACGACGGAACCTGTCACCCTGGAGCAGGCAAAAGAGCTATCCGACAGGAAACTCACCATTCAAGGGGCAGGATACCGTAAGCCAACCACTGATTTCGAAAGGTTTGATCTTGAGACGACTTTAGGCTCGGTGTTCAGACTCATGGGCCGCTTCCTGATAGAAAATAAAACATGGGATTCCCTTTTCGAAAGGTTCAATGCCGACCTGTCCTGGCAAGTCAATTGGAACACGACAACCATCTCGCCTCCCTCAGAGGATTCAATAGCATCAAAACTCAGGCGCACCGGCCTCATTGAGACATACGAGTCGCCCGAAACAACGAACTGGGACGACAACGATAATGTACTTTGGTTCCACCTGTCAGATTTCGGGGAGCAGGCGCTCACCATACTCGAGAGAGCAGACCCTGAAGACAAGCAAATACAATTTGCCTTCAAACAACGGGAAAAAGAATCAAAACCGATAGTGGATCCTTGGATGCAGTCATCTCAAGCAGTCGAACCAACGACACGCCAAGAACCCGAATTCTAG
- a CDS encoding DUF6287 domain-containing protein: MSGNQSWNQPGTNAGYQPAPASNTIYNAPTSSIPPLPTTVPLPGGMTPQQNGGATPPAKTRKNKITMAIIIAAVVVVVAAIAAGGFYYYSTNSHDSAVTQYGKAVNHLADVKSDLKSAIKHANSDTSDIHKGQLKNPGLLDTYQKTLKKSRKLSNAKSPANISDTANTSTKDLKRATQSLNDLSGKIAASADDMSKAAKKIIDSKNAADEVLKPVEREVVAAEKQKKANDEEAANSGIDLGAIKHGDYSSLTGTWTNPGGAWMKISNGEVTPQNPVSGSTPPYRLAECPGGYDDYCFSPGTLPSTQYQLLQNGALQDFHGEEVNLQYSLVIVPKNVTLYNASYDSYDVGNDPTDSSRDRIIPSAGPAINQGQTPFCGDSGCAYYRSGGGEASDASKQKLKSKVNSANDDIANLDEQWEEEAKANFQCRVDVVNGAQKTCPAIGANDKDSNDAGKSGDTKASAYVESKTHGTKLLASSALLDNTENSGSNHQATVSSR; this comes from the coding sequence ATGAGCGGCAATCAGTCATGGAACCAACCGGGAACGAACGCGGGATACCAACCGGCTCCAGCCAGCAACACGATATACAACGCTCCGACCAGCAGCATCCCACCACTGCCCACCACCGTTCCTCTTCCCGGCGGCATGACGCCCCAGCAAAACGGCGGTGCGACGCCTCCCGCGAAAACCCGCAAGAACAAAATCACCATGGCCATCATCATCGCGGCCGTCGTGGTTGTGGTGGCGGCCATCGCAGCGGGCGGATTCTATTATTACTCCACGAATTCCCACGATTCCGCGGTAACCCAGTACGGAAAAGCCGTCAACCATCTCGCGGATGTCAAGTCGGACCTGAAATCGGCCATCAAACACGCCAATAGCGACACCAGCGACATCCACAAAGGCCAGCTCAAGAACCCTGGGCTCCTCGACACTTACCAGAAGACACTGAAGAAATCCCGAAAGCTTTCCAACGCCAAATCCCCCGCAAATATCTCCGACACGGCCAACACCTCCACCAAGGACCTCAAGCGGGCGACGCAATCCTTGAACGACCTTTCCGGCAAAATCGCCGCCAGCGCCGATGACATGAGCAAAGCCGCCAAAAAGATCATCGATTCCAAAAACGCCGCCGACGAAGTGCTGAAACCCGTGGAACGCGAAGTGGTGGCGGCCGAAAAGCAGAAAAAGGCCAATGACGAGGAAGCGGCCAACAGCGGCATCGACCTGGGCGCCATCAAGCACGGCGATTATTCTAGCCTCACCGGCACCTGGACCAACCCGGGCGGGGCCTGGATGAAGATCTCGAACGGCGAGGTAACCCCTCAAAATCCAGTCTCGGGCAGCACGCCTCCCTACCGTCTTGCCGAATGCCCGGGAGGCTATGACGATTACTGCTTCTCCCCCGGCACATTGCCATCGACGCAATACCAATTGCTGCAAAACGGAGCCTTGCAGGATTTCCATGGCGAGGAAGTCAATTTGCAATACAGTCTTGTCATCGTGCCGAAAAACGTGACACTCTACAACGCATCGTATGATTCCTATGATGTGGGCAACGACCCGACGGATTCATCACGCGACCGTATCATCCCCTCAGCGGGACCGGCAATCAACCAGGGCCAAACCCCGTTCTGCGGAGATTCCGGCTGCGCCTACTACCGCAGTGGCGGCGGCGAGGCTTCGGACGCCTCGAAACAGAAGCTCAAGAGCAAGGTCAACTCGGCCAACGACGATATCGCCAACCTCGACGAACAATGGGAGGAAGAGGCCAAGGCCAACTTCCAGTGCCGCGTCGACGTGGTCAACGGCGCACAGAAGACCTGCCCGGCGATTGGCGCCAACGACAAGGACTCCAACGACGCCGGCAAGTCCGGCGACACGAAGGCCAGCGCCTACGTTGAATCGAAAACGCACGGTACAAAGTTGCTTGCCAGTTCAGCTCTGCTGGACAATACCGAAAATTCGGGCTCAAACCATCAAGCAACGGTCTCCTCTCGCTAA
- a CDS encoding ABC transporter permease: MSANMIGFSLYDNPYCNQSVLRTSVNTTGKKSGMPIFTAILMELRKLKGSSFWWMAAGMALLTSAWAGAAFMKRTSGNPAFRTVLLADNEPYTFISLMAPILAALLTSRLAVMETGGRMNLKWLSLGQSEAMRFLAKFVVAGLVLAMCFIIPLAWIPVAAKAKGFGFTGSFARLLVVTSLIALFSSLAVVAIQLLISMLVGKQAVGLGVGVIAGLIGSGLIALDKPWLGWLFPAGISSAADPFVSKAMANGYASVTMVVNPWIRVAASLIACVVWTVASVFIIKAKESRR; encoded by the coding sequence ATGAGTGCCAACATGATAGGATTTAGTCTATACGACAATCCATATTGCAATCAATCGGTTTTGAGAACCTCTGTAAACACAACCGGCAAGAAAAGCGGCATGCCCATATTTACCGCAATTCTTATGGAACTACGCAAGCTCAAAGGTTCGTCGTTCTGGTGGATGGCAGCGGGCATGGCGTTGTTGACCTCTGCGTGGGCGGGAGCAGCATTCATGAAGCGGACCAGCGGCAATCCGGCGTTTCGTACCGTTCTGCTTGCTGACAACGAGCCATACACCTTCATTAGTCTTATGGCTCCGATTCTGGCCGCGTTGCTGACCAGTCGCCTGGCGGTTATGGAAACGGGCGGGCGGATGAACCTCAAATGGCTGTCGCTGGGGCAATCAGAGGCGATGAGATTCCTTGCCAAGTTTGTGGTTGCGGGGTTGGTGCTCGCGATGTGCTTCATCATTCCTTTGGCCTGGATTCCCGTGGCCGCAAAGGCGAAAGGTTTCGGTTTTACTGGAAGTTTTGCAAGGCTGTTGGTGGTGACATCGCTGATCGCGTTGTTCTCGTCGTTGGCGGTCGTGGCCATTCAATTGCTGATTTCCATGCTTGTCGGCAAACAGGCCGTTGGCCTTGGCGTCGGCGTCATTGCTGGTCTAATCGGTTCCGGCCTGATTGCGTTGGACAAGCCGTGGCTTGGCTGGTTGTTTCCTGCTGGCATTAGTTCTGCCGCTGATCCCTTCGTGAGCAAGGCTATGGCAAACGGATACGCGAGTGTGACGATGGTTGTAAACCCGTGGATTCGTGTAGCGGCAAGTCTTATCGCTTGTGTGGTTTGGACGGTTGCTTCTGTGTTCATTATCAAGGCAAAGGAGTCAAGGCGATGA